In Flavobacterium sp. CS20, a single window of DNA contains:
- the rplJ gene encoding 50S ribosomal protein L10, giving the protein MTREEKSNIIKELTDKLAETSSIYFTDISGLDAQNTNKLRRACFKANIKLLVVKNTLMAKAMSSTDKDFGDLDQTLKGNTSIMFSDTGNAPAKVIKDFRKKNEKPLLKGAFVDEAIYLGDDYLETLVNIKSKEEVIGDIVSLLQSPAKNVISALQSGGGKLAGILKTLSEKES; this is encoded by the coding sequence ATGACTAGAGAAGAAAAATCAAATATAATTAAAGAGTTAACCGATAAGTTAGCTGAAACTTCAAGCATTTATTTTACTGATATTTCTGGCTTAGATGCTCAAAATACCAATAAACTAAGACGAGCTTGTTTCAAAGCTAATATCAAATTACTCGTCGTAAAAAATACTTTAATGGCTAAAGCCATGAGCAGTACCGATAAAGATTTTGGTGATTTAGACCAAACCCTTAAAGGAAACACATCTATTATGTTTTCTGACACTGGTAATGCTCCAGCCAAAGTTATTAAAGATTTTAGAAAAAAGAACGAAAAGCCCCTATTAAAAGGTGCTTTTGTAGATGAAGCTATCTATCTTGGTGATGACTACCTTGAAACACTTGTAAACATCAAGTCTAAAGAAGAAGTCATTGGCGATATAGTATCATTGCTTCAATCACCTGCTAAAAACGTTATTTCAGCACTTCAATCTGGTGGTGGAAAACTTGCAGGAATATTAAAAACGCTTTCTGAAAAAGAAAGCTAA